Part of the Xanthomonas sp. SI genome is shown below.
CGTCGATCACGTCCTCGGCCAGCGCGCGGATCAGCGCCTCGCGGTCGCTGGCGTCCTTGATCGCCGGGTTGCACTTGATCAGGTTGCCCAGCGTCGCGTAGTCGGCGCGGTCGAAGCGCAGGAAGTGGATGCAGGTCTCGGCGGTGATGCGCTTGCCCTGGATCGGACCGGGCGCGAACAGCGCCAGTTCGTCGGCGGTGGAGATGTGCAGCACGTGCAGGCGGGTGCCGTGCTTCTTCGCCAGCGACACCGCCAGCTGCGAGGATTTCAGGCAGGCCTCGCGCGAACGGATGTCCGGATGCATCTCCGGGGTGAGCGCGTCGCCGTACTTTTCCTTGAACGCGGCCAGGGTCGCGTCGATGGTCGGGGTGTCTTCGCAGTGGGTGATGATCGGGGTCGGCGCGTCGCGGAAGATCGCGTCCAGGGTCTGCGGGTTGTCGACCAGCATGTTGCCGGTGGAGGCGCCCATGAACACCTTGATCCCCGGCGCGGTCTTCGGGTCCAGGGTCTGGATCGCCGCCAGGTTGTCGTTGCTGGCGCCCAGGTAGAAGCCGTAGTTGCCCCAGGCGCGGCCGCCGGCGGCGTCGTACTTGGCCTGCAGCGCGGCCGCGTCCAGGGTCGGCGGGTTGGTGTTGGGCATGTCCATGAAGCTGGTCAGGCCGCCGGCCACCGCGGCCGCCGACTCGCTGGCGATGTCGCCCTTGTGGGTCAGGCCGGGTTCGCGGAAGTGCACCTGGTCGTCGATCATGCCGGGCAGCAGCCAGCGCCCGGCGGCGTCGACCACGGTCTCGCCGTCGCGGGCGGCCAGTTGCGGGGCGATCGCGGCGATACGGCCGTCGGCGATGCGCAGGTCGCCCTGGGTTTCCTGGCCTTCGTTGACCAGGCGGGCGTTGACGATGAGGGTGGAGGAGGACATTCAGTGTTTTCCTGGGCAGCGGCAGGCCGGCGGCGCCGCGGGATCGGGCACCGGGTCGAACCCGCCGGGATGGAAGGGATGGCAGCGGCCGACGCGACGGGCGGCCATCCAGCCCCCGCGCAGCGCGCCGTAGCGGGCGATGGCGGTGACCGCGTAGGCCGAGCAACTGGGCACGAACCGGCAGCGCGGGCCCAGCAGGGGGCTGATGAAGCGCTGGTACAGGTGCAGCAAGGCGATGAGAGCGCGGGCGATCACCGCTCCATGATATGCCAGTTGCGCAACGGGGCCGCCGTTCGCCGGCCTGCCGTTCACTAGCGTGTAGACGGTGTGGTTGCCGCTGGGGGTAGGGTAGGCTATAAAGGCCCGCTTTCCCGGGCCCCGGGGAAACCAAGGAAGAGCGATTCGTGGCTGCTAAAAAACCTGCAAAGAAGGCCGTCAAGGCCGCCAAGAAGCCCGTCCAGCCCGTTGCCAAGAAGGCGACGGCGTCCGCTGCTGCCAAGCCGCTGAAGAAACCGGTGGCGAAGCCGGCAGCCAAGCCCGCGCCGGCAAAGAAGGCTCCGGCCAAGGCGGTGGCGAAGAAGCCGGCGCCCAAGCCGGTTGCCGCCGCGCCTGCCAAGAAGGCTCCGGCCAAGCCGGCCGCCAAGCCAGCGAAAGCTGCCGCCAAATCCAGCGCCGCCCCGGTCGCCAAGCAGGCAGCCGCAGCCAAGCAGGCCACGCCCGCAGTGAAACCAAAGCAGGCCACCGCCCCGGTTGCGCCGGCGGTTGCCAAATCCGTACCGAAGCCGGCTGCCAAGCCGGCGCCGGCCAAGTCTGTCCCGGCCAAGGCCGCCACGCCCGCCGCAGCCCCGGTTTCCCAGCCGGTCGCCGCCAAGCCCGCTGCGCCCTCGGCCCCGTCACATAAGAATCCCGTGTCCGTTTCGAAATCCTCCGCGAAAACCCCCACCAAATCCGAATCCACCCCCAAGGCGCCGATCGCCAAGCCGACCGGCAAGGTCGCCGTCGCGGTGACCGCCAAGTCCAACACCCCGGCCAAGCCGGCCAAGTACAAGGTGGTCGAGTACAAGACCGACGAAGCGACCGGCCGTCCGATCCTGCCCAAGGGCTACAAGCCGGCCGGCGACGAGGAGTACATGAGCACGCTGCAGCAGGAGTACTTCCGCCAGCGCCTGCTCAACTGGCGTGCCGACCTGGTCGAGGAATCCAAGCAGACCATCGAGAACCTGCGCGACGAAGTCCGCGACATCGGCGACGAGGCCGAGCGCGCCACCCGCGAGACCGAGAACTCGCTGGAACTGCGTACCCGCGACCGCTACCGCAAGCTGATCGGCAAGATCGACAGCACGCTCAAGCGCCTGGATGCCGGCGACTACGGCTACTGCGTGGATACCGGCGAAGAGATCGGCCTGGAGCGCCTGGAGGCGCGCCTGACCGCCGAGCGCACCATCGATGCGCAGGAGCGCTGGGAACACCTGCAGAAGCAGCAGGGCGACTGATTCGCCAACGCCTGCGTCTGCGTTCGCCCAAGGCCCTGCTCGCGCGGGGCCTTGTGCTTTCTGGTGATCGTGCCGATCCGGCCGGCCCGCCTATTTGCCGCCAAGCGTGCGATCCGGTGCGGCGCCGCGGCGGTGGGCGGAGGCCCAGTGGCGATGGCGTCTGCGCCATGCGCGGCTGCTGCGCCTGATGCGTCCGCTATGGCGTGTGCGCAGGTTTCGCGACGCCGCCGATCCGATGCCGGCAGCCCGCGCCACGCTGCGTCGCATGCCGGGCGTCGCGCCGCCGGGACCACGGCGATATTCAGCGGACGCCGTTGACCAGACCGCTTTTCGCGTCCTTGAGCAGTTGCAGGCCGGGCAGGCCGAAGCTGTCCAGGTCCGCCTTGCTGGCTGCGATGTTCAGCCCGACGATGGCCGAGGTGTCCGGGTCCACGTTCACGCCCAACGGCATGGCGGCGAACTGCACATAGTCGCGGCTGTCGTTCCATTGCGGGCGGCCGCCGATCGCCTGCAGCAGGCGGTCGATGTGGGTGCCGGCCGGCTGGCCGAGCAGGTCGAAGGGCAGGGGGGCGTTCGGATCGGCCAAGGCGATCAGGCTGGTGACCCGGTCGTTGCGGAAGCCCACGGCCAACTGGCTGTGGACGAGCGTGCCGGCCGCACGCGGATGGCGCGCCAGCTGCGCGTTGAGCTCGCGCGGGTACAGGTACACGACGCTGAGCGTCTGCGGGTGTGCGGCATCGGCGCGGGTGACGTCCGGGCGGCCGAGCGCGGCCAGAACCTGTTGCTTGCGCATGCCCAGCGCGACCGGGCCGATGCGTGTGCACGGAGCGGGCAGGGTCGCCGCGCTGGCGGAAGCGGCAAAGGCCTGCTGCAACGCGCGCGTGCAGGCGGCGGCGTCGCTGCCGGCGGCGTGGACCTGCGCGATGGCCATGCCGAAGGCGAGCAGGCCGAACAGCGAAAGGGATCGGGGTGTCATGGAGGATCTCCGTGGCGTGTCGTGGGGAACGAGGCCGGGATGCGCATCCCGGTCTCGCCGTTTGCTTGAATTAGTTGCCGTGCCAGCCTTCGCGGTGGCCATAGGCCGTGACGAACGCGCTCTGCTGGGCGCTGGTCAACGAGCCCCACTGGTCGGTCGGATTCAGGCCCGAATTGGTGGTGATGGTGGTGATCATCTCCGAGGTCGGGTTCTCGCTCGGCGGCGACCAAGTGCTGATGATCTGGCTGAGCGTGGCGGTGCCGTTGTTGTTGTCGTTGATGCGGTTCATGTTGGCCACCGCAGCGTCGAGTCCGGCCTGCGGATTGGAGAAGATCGCGAAGCCGCGATCGTTGCCGAGCGAACCGTGGTCGTCGGCGAAGTTGCCGGAACGGATGTCGAGCGGGTTG
Proteins encoded:
- the dksA gene encoding RNA polymerase-binding protein DksA — its product is MAAKKPAKKAVKAAKKPVQPVAKKATASAAAKPLKKPVAKPAAKPAPAKKAPAKAVAKKPAPKPVAAAPAKKAPAKPAAKPAKAAAKSSAAPVAKQAAAAKQATPAVKPKQATAPVAPAVAKSVPKPAAKPAPAKSVPAKAATPAAAPVSQPVAAKPAAPSAPSHKNPVSVSKSSAKTPTKSESTPKAPIAKPTGKVAVAVTAKSNTPAKPAKYKVVEYKTDEATGRPILPKGYKPAGDEEYMSTLQQEYFRQRLLNWRADLVEESKQTIENLRDEVRDIGDEAERATRETENSLELRTRDRYRKLIGKIDSTLKRLDAGDYGYCVDTGEEIGLERLEARLTAERTIDAQERWEHLQKQQGD
- the yidD gene encoding membrane protein insertion efficiency factor YidD; amino-acid sequence: MAYHGAVIARALIALLHLYQRFISPLLGPRCRFVPSCSAYAVTAIARYGALRGGWMAARRVGRCHPFHPGGFDPVPDPAAPPACRCPGKH
- a CDS encoding dihydroorotase, whose amino-acid sequence is MSSSTLIVNARLVNEGQETQGDLRIADGRIAAIAPQLAARDGETVVDAAGRWLLPGMIDDQVHFREPGLTHKGDIASESAAAVAGGLTSFMDMPNTNPPTLDAAALQAKYDAAGGRAWGNYGFYLGASNDNLAAIQTLDPKTAPGIKVFMGASTGNMLVDNPQTLDAIFRDAPTPIITHCEDTPTIDATLAAFKEKYGDALTPEMHPDIRSREACLKSSQLAVSLAKKHGTRLHVLHISTADELALFAPGPIQGKRITAETCIHFLRFDRADYATLGNLIKCNPAIKDASDREALIRALAEDVIDVLATDHAPHTWEEKSKPYAQAPSGLPLVQYALVAALELVHEGRLSVAQVVHKFAHAPALLFDVHQRGFLREGYHADLVLIDDTAFTVRREDILSKCGWSPFEGRSFRSKIAATWVNGELAWDGTRLVGSPNGQRLAFDR
- a CDS encoding secreted signal peptide protein — protein: MTPRSLSLFGLLAFGMAIAQVHAAGSDAAACTRALQQAFAASASAATLPAPCTRIGPVALGMRKQQVLAALGRPDVTRADAAHPQTLSVVYLYPRELNAQLARHPRAAGTLVHSQLAVGFRNDRVTSLIALADPNAPLPFDLLGQPAGTHIDRLLQAIGGRPQWNDSRDYVQFAAMPLGVNVDPDTSAIVGLNIAASKADLDSFGLPGLQLLKDAKSGLVNGVR